The window AGAATACGTGAAGAGCGAAGAACCGGGTCAGCGTCTCGGCTCCGACAATCGTACCGCCCTGCATCAGTTCCTTTAGCACGGGTCCCATGACCGGAACGGAATTGGCGATCTCAAGCGTAACCTTAGTGGCGAAATAAGCTTTGTTGTCCCATGGCAGCAGATATCCGGTAAGTCCCAGACCCAGCATGACAAAAAAGATCAGCATGCCCACCACCCAGTTCATCTCGCGCGGGGCCTTGTAGGAACCTGTAAAAAACACCCGCATCGTATGCAGGAACATCATCACAATAACCAGACTTGCCCCCCAGTGGTGCATGCCGCGTACGATTTGCCCAAAAGCAACCTTAGTTTGTAAATATTCCACACTGGCATAAGCATTTATAATGTCTGGTACATAATACATGGTCAAAAACATGCCCGATAAAATCTGAATCACGGTTATAAAAAAGGTAAGTCCGCCAAAGCAATACACGAACGCCGAGAAGTGATGCGCCGGATTGACGTGCTCGGGAACCTCGTGATCGGCAACATCTCTCCAGATCGGCGTAATATCCAGACGCTCATCAATCCAGTTGTAGACATTTTTAAACATCAGGATCACGCCTCCTTCTTAGCTTCGGTATTGGGGATGATATCGCCAAGATATACCCAGCCGCCGTCGATCTTGGTCTTGTACTGGTCCAGCGGCTTCGGGGCGACCGCAAGATTCTTGCCAAGCTTCGTGTACCTGGCTCCATGGCAGGGGCAATGATATTCGTCAGGAAAAGCTTTATCATTGTTCCATCCGACCGTACAGCCCAGATGCTTGCAGATGGGTGAAAGCGCATAAATTTCTCCGCTCTCATCTTTCCGGATCCATGCCGTCAGCGTCGCTGTACTGGCGTACCACCCGTCCTGCTGTTTGAGCTCAAAATTAAACTCCTGCGGCTCATTGGTTATTTTGGAGGCTTCCGCAACCTTGATGAATTCTCCTTCACCCTTCTTATGTAATATCGGGTCTACAGCGAACCGCACCATAGGCAGGATGGCGCCGGCTCCCATAAATGCGGTTGCACCGCCAAGCGTATAGGTCAGAAACTGTCTGCGTGACATCTCTTTTCGGCTGGGCGGTTCTTGCGGATTCAATTCATGCTCTTCATTGTAGCTGCTCATACGGTGTGTAACCCCCTTTTCAAAATTGAGAAGGCACCTGCAGTGTTCCAAAGGAATTATCTGTTAATAATACGTTTACAATGACATAAATCACATGTCACATCAGTTCACCCTTATCATAGCTTAGGCCCTATTACCCGTCAAGAATATTGTCTAAATTGTGACAGGCTGAACAAAGGGTTTTTACTAAAATTGTTGAATTTCTGTCACATTTAACTCATTTTCCCCGTTGCCACATCGCTTGAATTTTATCGCTTATTTCAGACTTAACCAATCCTCTCTGCGAGGACTCAAATCCGGACAGGGAAAGGACTAAATCGCTTTCATAAAGCTCGCCGGAAGATAGCTCCGCGGCTGCTGTTGCCACGATCACGAACTGGAATTGATTGGATTTGACTTTCCTGCAGACATCATTCAGTGTGGCTACACTATGCTCCGTAGCATACTGTACTGCCGGGTAGGTAACTATACGTCCCTGAAAAGGCTGCTCCACAAGCTCCAGCAGGTCACGGAGCTGCTCCAGTATCGCCGCCGCTTCGGACGGACTCTCCCCCCCATGCAGTCCCGTAAACGGAAGCAGACAGGTATCATAGTACTTGTTGTTCTCTTCCCAGCTCTCTGCGGTAAAACTGCTGAACTTCATTTTGGATCATCCCCTCACATGAATTCCTATTAATAATAAGCTACTTCACCCCCCGTGAAACGAAAAAAAGAAATGCGCTAAGCGCATTTCGTTATGCCAAACTCTTCAGTTCTTCAGTCAGATACCGGAAAGCCGCTTTATCTCCGGCCGCCAGCGCTGTGTCGATCTCCCGGTACAAGATGTCGGTACGTCGCTTTCTAAGCGCTTCATCCCACACCATTTCTGCCGCAAGCCCTAGCATCACTTCATAGGTAGCCTTCATTTTGTCCATTCGATACACCTCCGCTGTTTAGAAGATTCCATATTCCTTTGCTTTGTTCACATAACTTTCGCTGGTGCGCTTCATTCTTTGCAGGTCTTGTTCGGTCAATTCCCGGACCACTTTAGCAGGAGAACCCAGGGAAAGAGTGTAGGGCGGGATAATTTTGTTTTCGGTTACAATAGAACCGGCTCCTATTAAAGCATATTCACCAATCTCTGCTCCGTTCAAAACAATTGCTCCCATTCCGATTAATGTGCCATTGCCTATCCTGCAGCCATGGATAATCGCGGAATGTCCGACCGATATATCATCACCCAGCATAAGCGGCAATCCCTCGGCTACATGTCCTACAGTTCCGTCCTGAATATTGCAGCGCTGCCCGATAATCACCGGAGCAAGATCTCCCCTAAGCACGGCATTAAACCAGATACTTGAATGCTGCCCCACCGTCACGTCACCTACCAGCTTTGCACCTTCTGCCACGTAAACAGATTCGTCAATACGCGGTATGTACTTCCCATAAGCAATCCGCATTGTCCTCCCCCTTACTTAGGCAGCCGCCTCGGAGTAGCCGCTTCCATTCCCCATGGGGTCATCATGACTACCGGCCCACCCGGTGTCTCACCCAGCCGGATCATCCCCAAATGCAGCATCATCCTTAATATACGCTGTTCCAGGATTGAAGCGGCATCATCATAGTAGAACGGTTTAATGAGCCAGCCTATTCCTTCTACCAGAGAAGAAACGGTTACCCACTCACCGGCACTCTTACTAATCCAGTATACGATTGACGGAAGATTGGGAACAGCACCTTTATAAAGTTTTAACCAAAAGAGGAATATCTGCATCAGTCTTTCCGATTTTCCTTCGGCCAGTAATGCCTCTCCTGCCAAAGTCACCTGTAATCGGTAGCCTTCTTCAGCAATAAAGCG of the Paenibacillus pedocola genome contains:
- the qcrB gene encoding menaquinol-cytochrome c reductase cytochrome b subunit; its protein translation is MFKNVYNWIDERLDITPIWRDVADHEVPEHVNPAHHFSAFVYCFGGLTFFITVIQILSGMFLTMYYVPDIINAYASVEYLQTKVAFGQIVRGMHHWGASLVIVMMFLHTMRVFFTGSYKAPREMNWVVGMLIFFVMLGLGLTGYLLPWDNKAYFATKVTLEIANSVPVMGPVLKELMQGGTIVGAETLTRFFALHVFFLPAVLLILLVGHFIMIRRQGISGPL
- a CDS encoding ubiquinol-cytochrome c reductase iron-sulfur subunit, producing the protein MSSYNEEHELNPQEPPSRKEMSRRQFLTYTLGGATAFMGAGAILPMVRFAVDPILHKKGEGEFIKVAEASKITNEPQEFNFELKQQDGWYASTATLTAWIRKDESGEIYALSPICKHLGCTVGWNNDKAFPDEYHCPCHGARYTKLGKNLAVAPKPLDQYKTKIDGGWVYLGDIIPNTEAKKEA
- a CDS encoding DUF2487 family protein, which translates into the protein MKFSSFTAESWEENNKYYDTCLLPFTGLHGGESPSEAAAILEQLRDLLELVEQPFQGRIVTYPAVQYATEHSVATLNDVCRKVKSNQFQFVIVATAAAELSSGELYESDLVLSLSGFESSQRGLVKSEISDKIQAMWQRGK
- a CDS encoding IDEAL domain-containing protein, with translation MDKMKATYEVMLGLAAEMVWDEALRKRRTDILYREIDTALAAGDKAAFRYLTEELKSLA
- a CDS encoding gamma carbonic anhydrase family protein, producing the protein MRIAYGKYIPRIDESVYVAEGAKLVGDVTVGQHSSIWFNAVLRGDLAPVIIGQRCNIQDGTVGHVAEGLPLMLGDDISVGHSAIIHGCRIGNGTLIGMGAIVLNGAEIGEYALIGAGSIVTENKIIPPYTLSLGSPAKVVRELTEQDLQRMKRTSESYVNKAKEYGIF